The following are encoded together in the Cyanobacterium aponinum PCC 10605 genome:
- a CDS encoding carbon dioxide-concentrating mechanism protein CcmK — protein sequence MSIAVGMVETLGFPAVVEAADAMVKAARVTLVGYEKIGTGRVTVIVRGDVSEVQASVAAGIENVKRVKGGQVLSHHIIARPHENLEYVLPIRYTEEVEQFRESVNPRPLGRP from the coding sequence ATGTCGATCGCAGTAGGAATGGTTGAAACCTTAGGTTTCCCCGCCGTAGTAGAAGCCGCAGACGCTATGGTAAAAGCAGCTCGTGTAACCCTTGTTGGTTACGAAAAAATTGGTACTGGTCGTGTAACCGTCATCGTTAGAGGAGACGTGTCTGAAGTACAGGCTTCTGTTGCCGCAGGTATTGAAAACGTGAAAAGAGTAAAAGGTGGTCAGGTTTTATCTCACCATATCATCGCTCGTCCTCACGAAAACCTCGAATACGTCTTACCTATTCGTTATACAGAAGAAGTAGAACAGTTCAGAGAAAGCGTCAATCCTCGTCCTTTAGGCAGACCATAA
- a CDS encoding ribulose bisphosphate carboxylase small subunit, producing MAAPPTPWSKNLAEPTVDDTAYIHSFSNLIGDVKVGANVLVAPGTSIRADEGTPFYIGDGSNIQDGVVVHGLEQGRVQGDDGKEYSVWIGADSCITHLALIHGPAYVGNNCFIGFRSTVFNARVGDGCIVMMHALIQDVEIPPGKYIPSGAVITNQQQADRLPDVQPEDREFAAHVVHVNEALAAGYHCSQNSACINPIREQNQASGRVATSNHSNGYQSENNMTLNTDITNQVRSLLRQGYTVSIEHANARRFKTKSWLTGSLQGNNENTILKELDGLLHEYQGEYVRLIGVDPQAKRRVAEIIIQRPEDTPGQPASVTTVSAKVDLGSVNGNGKANGASGYSQGNGDWTGEIRSLIQAGYNIGVEHADKRRFRTKSWLTAPSVTTNSINQALNQIQGYLHEFDGEYVQIVGVDPQAKRRIAEIIIQRPGENGVVVNSSNNGASSSYSSYSNGNGSAISSSSLSAEAIQQVRSLLAQGYQIGTEHADKRRFRTKSWKSCSPITSTNERQVIRALEGCMQDHAGEYVRLIGIDTNAKRRVLEMIIQRPGDNNSSTTRSVGNNNGSSNSISSSVSSNYGTSTYGGSSSLDSETISQVRSLLAQGYQIGTEHANKRRFRTKSWKSCSPIESTNESQVLNALEGCLKDHAGEYVRLIGIDTNAKRRVLETIIQRP from the coding sequence ATGGCTGCTCCCCCAACTCCTTGGTCAAAAAACTTAGCCGAGCCGACAGTAGATGATACTGCCTACATTCACTCTTTCTCTAATCTAATTGGAGATGTGAAAGTAGGGGCTAATGTTTTAGTTGCTCCTGGTACTTCTATTCGTGCTGATGAAGGAACGCCTTTCTATATCGGTGATGGTAGTAACATCCAAGATGGGGTGGTAGTTCACGGTTTAGAACAAGGTAGAGTACAGGGAGACGACGGGAAGGAATATTCCGTCTGGATTGGTGCAGATAGCTGTATTACTCACCTAGCTTTGATTCATGGTCCTGCTTATGTGGGTAATAATTGCTTTATTGGTTTTCGCTCTACGGTATTTAATGCCCGTGTGGGAGATGGTTGTATTGTGATGATGCACGCTCTGATTCAAGATGTAGAAATTCCTCCTGGAAAATATATTCCTTCAGGTGCAGTTATTACCAATCAACAACAAGCAGACCGCCTTCCAGACGTTCAACCAGAGGATAGGGAGTTTGCCGCCCATGTAGTTCATGTTAATGAAGCCTTAGCCGCAGGTTATCACTGTTCTCAGAATTCTGCCTGTATCAACCCTATCAGAGAGCAAAATCAAGCCTCAGGGCGGGTAGCTACTTCTAATCATAGTAATGGTTATCAATCGGAAAATAATATGACTTTAAATACAGATATTACTAATCAAGTCAGATCCTTGCTCAGACAAGGCTATACTGTCAGCATTGAACACGCCAATGCTCGCCGTTTTAAAACCAAGTCTTGGTTAACTGGTTCTTTGCAAGGTAATAATGAAAATACTATTTTAAAAGAATTAGATGGTTTACTCCATGAGTATCAGGGAGAATATGTGCGTTTGATTGGGGTTGATCCTCAAGCTAAACGTAGAGTTGCGGAAATTATTATTCAACGTCCTGAAGATACTCCTGGGCAACCTGCTTCTGTAACTACTGTTTCTGCCAAAGTTGATCTTGGTAGTGTTAATGGTAATGGTAAAGCAAATGGAGCTAGTGGTTATTCTCAAGGTAATGGTGATTGGACTGGCGAAATTCGCTCGTTAATTCAAGCGGGATACAATATTGGAGTTGAACACGCTGATAAGCGTCGCTTCCGTACTAAGTCTTGGTTGACTGCTCCCAGTGTGACCACTAATTCTATTAATCAGGCTTTGAATCAAATTCAAGGTTATTTGCACGAGTTTGACGGTGAATACGTGCAGATTGTTGGAGTTGACCCTCAAGCAAAACGTCGTATTGCCGAAATTATTATTCAGCGCCCCGGAGAAAATGGGGTGGTAGTAAATAGCAGTAATAATGGAGCTTCTAGCAGTTATTCTTCCTACAGTAATGGTAATGGAAGTGCTATTTCATCTAGTAGTTTAAGTGCTGAAGCAATTCAGCAGGTACGTTCTTTATTAGCTCAAGGCTATCAAATTGGTACTGAACACGCTGATAAACGTCGTTTCCGTACAAAATCTTGGAAGTCTTGTTCTCCCATTACTAGCACTAATGAGAGACAAGTTATTCGTGCCTTAGAGGGCTGTATGCAAGATCATGCTGGAGAATATGTACGTTTGATCGGTATTGATACCAATGCAAAACGTCGTGTTTTGGAAATGATTATTCAGCGCCCGGGGGATAATAATAGCTCTACTACTCGGAGTGTCGGCAATAATAATGGCAGTTCTAACTCCATCAGTAGCAGTGTTTCTAGTAATTATGGAACAAGCACCTATGGTGGCTCAAGCTCTTTAGATTCTGAGACTATTAGCCAAGTTCGTTCTTTATTAGCTCAGGGCTATCAAATTGGCACTGAACACGCTAACAAGCGTCGTTTCCGTACGAAGTCTTGGAAGTCTTGCTCTCCTATTGAAAGCACTAATGAAAGTCAAGTTTTGAATGCCCTTGAAGGTTGCTTAAAGGATCACGCAGGGGAATATGTACGTTTAATCGGTATTGATACCAATGCAAAACGTCGTGTTTTAGAAACTATCATTCAAAGACCATAG
- a CDS encoding EutN/CcmL family microcompartment protein, translating to MQIAKVCGTVVSTHKSRTLTGVKLLLVQFLDVSGNPLPQYEVAGDTVGAGINEWVLVTRGSSARKETGNEERPIDAMVVGIIDTVTVASELLYSKKDAERLY from the coding sequence ATGCAAATTGCTAAAGTATGTGGGACGGTGGTAAGTACCCACAAATCAAGAACTCTTACAGGGGTCAAATTACTTCTGGTACAATTTTTAGATGTCAGTGGTAATCCTCTACCACAATATGAAGTTGCAGGAGACACTGTAGGAGCTGGAATCAATGAATGGGTACTTGTTACTCGTGGAAGTTCTGCCCGTAAGGAAACTGGTAATGAGGAGCGTCCCATCGATGCAATGGTAGTGGGCATTATAGATACGGTTACGGTTGCGTCAGAGCTTTTGTATAGCAAAAAAGATGCAGAAAGACTATATTAA